One window from the genome of Thermostichus vulcanus str. 'Rupite' encodes:
- a CDS encoding tocopherol cyclase family protein, whose amino-acid sequence MINKLSSRCFSATCPNPSVGLGIALKGSLPHAGYHWDGWTKPFFEGWYTRVTLPCTSDLDNPDPVSFSFMYAIDPQQGGMAQVLGPRDQLCWRTFPNPKGFWAERDHLALGHWGAFQEGIHHPNPTGLQEALTFFQTLSSGYQFTAHLNQGVLPDPLCPEPVRWLYRIQPDYAYGIPPQATMGIGSYLPIFEPGWQILMAHGLASGWVEWSGKRYEFQRAPVYAEKNWGQSFPRRWFWIQCNAFPDHPRLSLTCAGAERQVLARTEEVALISLHGWGSQPFLEWRPGQAQLTWQVDPWGSWQVAGQSSTWAIQLQGDTQEPGQTVFTPGPQGMQRNCRDTLAGHLRIRLWQRDGQVWRQVLSTASHQSGLEVGGDLLQSWHGQC is encoded by the coding sequence ATGATCAACAAGCTGAGCTCTCGCTGTTTTTCTGCCACCTGCCCAAACCCATCAGTTGGGTTGGGCATTGCTTTGAAGGGATCCCTACCCCATGCGGGCTACCACTGGGATGGTTGGACGAAGCCGTTTTTCGAGGGCTGGTATACTCGCGTCACGTTGCCCTGTACCTCGGATTTAGACAATCCGGATCCCGTCAGTTTTTCCTTTATGTACGCCATCGATCCGCAGCAGGGGGGCATGGCGCAGGTGTTGGGGCCCCGGGATCAGCTTTGTTGGCGCACGTTCCCGAATCCCAAAGGGTTTTGGGCAGAGCGGGATCACCTCGCCCTCGGCCACTGGGGTGCATTTCAGGAGGGGATCCATCATCCCAACCCCACCGGACTTCAAGAGGCTCTTACTTTCTTTCAGACCCTCTCCAGTGGCTACCAGTTCACTGCCCACCTCAACCAAGGCGTTTTGCCAGATCCCCTTTGTCCCGAACCAGTTCGTTGGCTTTACCGCATTCAGCCCGATTATGCCTACGGGATCCCACCGCAAGCAACGATGGGGATTGGGTCTTATCTGCCCATTTTTGAACCGGGTTGGCAAATTTTGATGGCCCACGGTTTGGCCAGCGGCTGGGTGGAATGGAGTGGCAAGCGCTATGAGTTTCAGCGTGCTCCCGTCTACGCGGAAAAAAACTGGGGACAAAGCTTCCCCCGGCGCTGGTTTTGGATCCAGTGCAATGCCTTCCCAGATCACCCCCGTCTTAGCCTCACCTGTGCCGGTGCCGAACGGCAAGTGCTCGCCCGCACAGAAGAAGTGGCCCTCATCAGTCTGCACGGTTGGGGATCCCAGCCTTTTTTAGAATGGCGACCTGGACAAGCTCAGCTAACTTGGCAAGTGGATCCCTGGGGGTCTTGGCAAGTTGCGGGGCAAAGCTCCACCTGGGCCATTCAACTGCAGGGCGATACTCAAGAACCTGGGCAGACGGTTTTTACCCCTGGCCCGCAAGGGATGCAGCGCAACTGTCGAGACACCTTAGCTGGCCACCTGCGGATCAGACTGTGGCAACGGGATGGCCAAGTGTGGAGACAAGTCCTCTCCACCGCCAGTCACCAGTCAGGCTTAGAAGTGGGGGGAGATCTCCTCCAGAGTTGGCATGGACAATGCTGA
- a CDS encoding CmpA/NrtA family ABC transporter substrate-binding protein, with the protein MKSRRSFLLSAGAATAGSLLSGSLARASSGYWIAQASGPETPNIKLGFLPIVEAAPLIIAKEKGFFSKHGMTGAEVLKQANWPSARDNVVIGSAGGGIDGAKWQMPMPHLIHTGAITNNQPVRMAVLCQLVTQGNGIAIAGMHAGKGIGLDISGAADYIKNFASTNGRRFKAAFTFPNANQDFWIRYWLAAGGINPDQDIDLLAVPPAETVQGMRNGTMDAFSTGDPWPYRIVADDIGFMAALTHQIWPFHPEEYLAVRADWVEQNPKATQAVLMAVMEAQQWCDDPANREELVQILSRRDYLNVPVDVLTPPYQGNYEMGDGKPAVQDFNAGPLYWEDGRGSVSYPYKSHDLWFLTESLRWGFHAQFIPDLDVARRLVDEVNREDLWREAAQALGVKNIPSSTSRGTERFFDGVVFDPQDPQAYLNSLKIKRA; encoded by the coding sequence ATGAAATCACGTCGCAGTTTTCTGCTGTCTGCTGGTGCGGCTACAGCGGGCAGTCTCCTCAGCGGCAGCCTAGCACGGGCCAGTTCTGGCTACTGGATTGCCCAGGCAAGCGGCCCAGAAACCCCCAACATTAAGCTGGGTTTTCTTCCAATCGTTGAGGCAGCGCCGCTGATTATCGCCAAAGAAAAAGGCTTCTTTAGTAAGCATGGCATGACAGGTGCGGAAGTTCTCAAACAAGCCAATTGGCCCTCCGCCCGTGACAATGTGGTGATTGGTTCGGCAGGGGGAGGAATTGATGGAGCCAAATGGCAAATGCCGATGCCCCATTTGATTCACACGGGTGCCATTACCAATAACCAACCCGTGCGCATGGCAGTTTTGTGTCAGTTGGTTACCCAGGGAAATGGAATTGCCATTGCGGGTATGCACGCGGGTAAAGGCATAGGTTTGGACATTTCAGGAGCAGCAGACTACATCAAAAACTTTGCCTCCACCAACGGACGTAGATTCAAGGCGGCTTTTACATTTCCCAATGCCAATCAGGATTTTTGGATCCGCTATTGGCTAGCTGCTGGGGGTATCAATCCGGATCAAGATATTGATTTGTTGGCAGTTCCACCGGCTGAAACTGTGCAGGGCATGCGCAACGGCACCATGGATGCCTTCAGTACTGGGGATCCTTGGCCCTACCGAATTGTGGCCGATGATATTGGCTTTATGGCCGCTCTCACCCATCAAATTTGGCCCTTCCACCCAGAAGAATATCTGGCTGTTCGTGCCGACTGGGTAGAACAGAATCCCAAAGCGACGCAAGCCGTCTTGATGGCGGTAATGGAAGCACAGCAGTGGTGTGATGATCCTGCAAATCGAGAAGAGTTGGTGCAGATTTTGTCACGCCGTGACTATCTGAATGTGCCGGTCGATGTTCTCACCCCTCCCTATCAGGGCAACTACGAAATGGGAGATGGTAAGCCAGCCGTTCAAGATTTCAACGCTGGGCCGTTGTATTGGGAGGATGGTCGCGGCAGCGTCTCTTATCCCTACAAGAGCCATGATCTTTGGTTCCTCACTGAATCCTTGCGTTGGGGCTTCCATGCTCAATTCATTCCCGATTTGGATGTGGCTCGTCGCTTAGTGGATGAGGTGAACCGGGAAGATCTGTGGCGAGAGGCAGCCCAAGCGCTGGGGGTTAAGAATATTCCCAGTAGCACCTCGCGGGGTACAGAACGCTTTTTCGATGGCGTGGTGTTTGATCCACAGGATCCACAGGCCTATCTGAACAGCTTGAAGATTAAAAGAGCCTAA